A DNA window from Candidatus Bodocaedibacter vickermanii contains the following coding sequences:
- a CDS encoding ankyrin repeat domain-containing protein, which produces MKKTLLSLLTTSILVSTSFAAADLTTETTAKSATYNTQATLMLENTVLSSNALPNAEQEMLDALLNGADFSGQTSKNESLIHAAASYTELPFFKRFLEESIARGFKITATDKQGLTLLHRAASNRASDVAVYLTDQRLPTTLTGKYRYNPSDEEIYPLFFAIFSKNVALTSTLSNGLTPEQIETTKAQVTAYQEWLNSEGQ; this is translated from the coding sequence ATGAAAAAAACATTACTCTCACTACTAACCACCAGCATTTTGGTATCAACATCATTTGCTGCTGCTGATTTAACAACCGAAACAACAGCAAAATCAGCCACCTATAATACACAAGCAACTCTTATGTTGGAAAATACAGTATTATCCAGCAACGCTCTACCCAATGCAGAACAAGAAATGCTTGATGCTCTTCTGAATGGGGCTGACTTTAGCGGACAGACCTCAAAGAACGAAAGCCTGATCCATGCCGCCGCCAGTTACACTGAACTACCCTTCTTTAAACGTTTTTTAGAAGAAAGCATAGCTCGCGGATTTAAGATTACAGCAACAGACAAACAGGGCTTAACCTTACTACACAGAGCTGCCTCCAATCGAGCCTCTGATGTCGCCGTTTATTTGACGGATCAAAGATTGCCTACAACCCTTACAGGAAAATACCGTTACAATCCAAGTGATGAGGAAATTTACCCCCTATTCTTTGCTATATTCTCTAAAAATGTGGCGTTAACCAGCACGTTAAGCAACGGTCTAACACCAGAACAAATCGAAACAACAAAAGCTCAAGTTACAGCTTATCAAGAATGGCTAAACTCCGAAGGACAATAG
- the rplK gene encoding 50S ribosomal protein L11 — protein MAKEVLGYIKLQIPAGKATPSPPVGPALGQRGLNIMEFCKAFNARTQEMEAGAPIPVVITAFKDKTFTFVTKLPPNTHFLKKAAGLQKGSLTPGREVAGQVTIAQIREIAEKKIKDMNANDIESAMNMLKGSARSMGFEVVE, from the coding sequence ATGGCAAAAGAAGTACTAGGGTATATCAAGTTGCAGATACCTGCGGGTAAAGCAACTCCATCACCACCTGTTGGACCTGCACTAGGTCAACGTGGTTTGAACATTATGGAATTTTGTAAGGCGTTTAACGCAAGAACACAAGAAATGGAAGCTGGTGCGCCAATTCCAGTTGTGATTACTGCCTTTAAAGATAAGACATTTACATTTGTTACGAAGTTACCTCCAAACACGCACTTTTTGAAAAAGGCTGCAGGTTTGCAAAAGGGAAGTTTGACTCCTGGTCGTGAAGTTGCAGGCCAAGTAACGATTGCACAAATCCGCGAAATTGCTGAAAAGAAGATTAAAGATATGAATGCGAATGATATCGAGTCAGCAATGAATATGTTAAAAGGCTCAGCTCGTTCTATGGGCTTTGAGGTTGTGGAGTAA
- the rplA gene encoding 50S ribosomal protein L1, translating into MARIGKNLKKAYEGLNIDAVYALTDAVKSVKERSFAKFDETVEIALNLNLDVRKADQALRGMLTLPHGNGKMTRVCVFAKGPKADEAKAAGAEFVGGEELIDDITKGKIQFERCVATPDMMGVVGRLGKVLGPKGLMPNPKLGTVTMNVGDAVKAAKSGQIEYRADKAGIIHLGIGKVSFDAAKLADNASLVISTLAKVRPAGVKGSFVKKISVCSTMGPSFKLDLLALKEITC; encoded by the coding sequence ATGGCACGTATTGGAAAAAATTTAAAGAAGGCTTATGAAGGCTTGAACATTGATGCAGTGTATGCATTGACAGATGCGGTAAAGAGCGTGAAAGAACGTTCATTTGCTAAATTTGATGAAACAGTTGAAATTGCACTGAACCTTAATTTGGATGTTCGTAAGGCAGATCAAGCATTGCGCGGTATGTTAACTTTACCTCATGGTAATGGAAAAATGACACGCGTATGTGTGTTTGCTAAGGGACCAAAGGCTGATGAAGCAAAAGCAGCTGGCGCTGAATTTGTGGGCGGTGAAGAGTTAATCGATGATATTACTAAAGGTAAGATCCAGTTTGAACGTTGCGTTGCAACGCCTGATATGATGGGTGTTGTTGGACGTTTAGGTAAGGTTTTGGGACCAAAGGGCTTAATGCCAAACCCAAAACTTGGAACTGTGACAATGAACGTTGGCGATGCTGTAAAAGCTGCCAAAAGCGGTCAAATTGAATACCGTGCTGATAAAGCAGGTATCATTCACTTGGGTATCGGCAAGGTTAGCTTTGATGCTGCTAAATTAGCAGACAATGCAAGCTTAGTTATTTCTACGTTAGCAAAGGTTCGTCCTGCTGGGGTAAAGGGATCTTTCGTTAAAAAGATTTCTGTGTGCTCTACAATGGGACCAAGTTTCAAACTTGATTTGTTGGCATTAAAAGAAATCACATGTTAA
- a CDS encoding metal ABC transporter permease: MSEILLYPLLLSIPLAVLIGPVGSILVWRRSSFLADVVSHMGILAFAISELTQVPILVVSVCVSTLIAVMLEWAPSFIPKDAWLAGVSSLGISIGLLLLSSNGSGHSFDHVFWGDMFALTQNDIIVFAIATGFLGMHLIVFWKSLVLIMFHEELAVLDGVPVRFVKFVNNVIAGIVIALSLKVMGVLLTGALFVLPSIGLRFLNLTPERHIIGAMVFVLASFVFGVIVSVQTDAIAAPWVIFALTVLNFAVIFLKKGIDKGAEK; this comes from the coding sequence ATGAGTGAGATTCTGCTGTATCCGTTATTATTAAGCATTCCATTGGCTGTATTGATTGGTCCTGTTGGATCTATTTTAGTATGGCGAAGATCCAGCTTTTTAGCGGATGTCGTATCGCACATGGGGATTTTAGCGTTTGCGATTTCGGAACTAACACAGGTGCCAATCTTGGTTGTATCCGTATGTGTTTCAACCTTGATTGCGGTAATGTTGGAGTGGGCACCATCGTTTATCCCTAAAGATGCGTGGTTGGCTGGAGTGTCTTCATTGGGTATATCCATTGGTTTGTTGCTGTTGAGCAGTAACGGATCTGGGCATAGTTTTGACCATGTATTTTGGGGGGATATGTTTGCATTAACGCAAAACGATATTATTGTGTTTGCCATTGCAACGGGCTTTTTGGGGATGCACTTGATTGTATTTTGGAAAAGCTTAGTCCTGATTATGTTTCATGAAGAGCTGGCTGTATTAGATGGAGTGCCAGTGCGATTTGTTAAGTTTGTAAATAACGTGATTGCAGGCATCGTGATCGCCTTAAGTTTAAAGGTGATGGGGGTGCTATTAACGGGAGCATTGTTTGTTTTACCGTCTATTGGATTACGATTTTTGAACCTTACACCAGAACGACATATCATCGGAGCGATGGTTTTTGTATTGGCATCCTTTGTGTTTGGCGTTATTGTGTCTGTTCAAACGGATGCGATTGCAGCACCCTGGGTTATTTTTGCCTTAACTGTCTTGAACTTTGCCGTCATTTTTTTAAAAAAGGGGATTGACAAAGGAGCCGAAAAATAA
- the nusG gene encoding transcription termination/antitermination protein NusG, whose translation MTTSEIKLRWYVIDVYSGSEKRVAQTIEEKVLKKALEAQIEKVLVPTETVTELRKGVKVNKEKSFFPGYVLVKMALTDDTWALIRSVPRVSRLLGGKTRPTPISEKEVERLMGQIEDGARRPRSSTVFEIGEEVRVNEGPFATFSGIVEDIDAEKERLKVSVSIFGRATPVELEFAQVDKLG comes from the coding sequence ATGACAACGTCAGAAATTAAACTACGTTGGTATGTGATCGACGTTTATTCAGGATCTGAAAAGCGTGTGGCTCAGACGATTGAAGAAAAAGTTTTGAAAAAGGCTTTGGAAGCACAGATTGAAAAAGTCTTGGTTCCAACAGAAACTGTTACAGAGCTTCGCAAGGGTGTAAAGGTTAATAAAGAAAAAAGCTTTTTCCCCGGATATGTATTGGTCAAAATGGCTTTAACAGATGACACATGGGCGTTGATTCGTTCTGTTCCGCGAGTATCAAGATTGTTAGGCGGTAAAACCCGTCCAACACCGATTAGCGAAAAAGAAGTTGAACGTTTAATGGGTCAAATCGAAGACGGTGCGCGTCGTCCAAGATCGTCAACAGTATTTGAGATAGGTGAAGAGGTTCGCGTTAATGAGGGACCATTTGCTACGTTTTCAGGTATTGTGGAAGATATTGATGCAGAAAAAGAACGTTTGAAAGTTTCGGTATCTATATTTGGTCGTGCAACACCGGTTGAACTTGAATTTGCACAGGTAGATAAACTAGGGTAG
- the secE gene encoding preprotein translocase subunit SecE — protein MAKVSAVQFIRQVRQEVSKVTWSTRKEVIVTSIMVFILGTIAATFFFGVDSAISYMLMRIFKGLGA, from the coding sequence ATGGCAAAAGTATCCGCAGTTCAGTTTATAAGACAGGTTCGTCAAGAAGTATCCAAAGTAACGTGGTCGACTCGTAAAGAGGTGATCGTTACAAGTATTATGGTATTTATTTTGGGGACTATTGCTGCAACATTTTTCTTTGGAGTGGATAGCGCGATATCATACATGTTGATGCGAATCTTTAAAGGATTGGGTGCATAA